A window of the Natronomonas salina genome harbors these coding sequences:
- a CDS encoding DHH family phosphoesterase, with amino-acid sequence MSSAISMASMSTYAILGCGSVGHAVAEELVEEGKDVLILDRDEGRVEALRDQDLDARTADIEDEAATEAITDRDVVLILSSEVESNMAAVRNIRARTDDKFIIARASDPVTADELKEAGADVVINPSAVIADSALRALEQGELEYKATQLADVIESGDSLAILAHRSPGPDSIASAVALQAIAESRDIEADILYRGEIGHQENRAFVNLLGIELFSLDDADLDDYDTVALVDCAKASERVVKGEIDIFIDHFEPEVEYDARFTDIRPNVSSTSTILTKYIQEFDLSLPEEVATALLYGIRAETLDFKRDTRPADLTAAAYLYPFANHDTLEQVESPSMSPETLDVLAEAIRNREVKGSHLISNAGFIRDRDALSQAAQHLLNLEGITTSAVFAIADDTIYLAARSKDIRMNIGNVLQDAFGEIGEVVGHSTDASAEIPLGIFTGLEITGDNRDTLLQLTEEAVRTKLFEAMGVESGSSSSSGSESSNGS; translated from the coding sequence ATGAGCAGCGCCATCTCGATGGCCTCGATGTCTACCTACGCCATCCTCGGCTGCGGGAGCGTCGGCCACGCCGTCGCCGAGGAGCTCGTCGAGGAGGGCAAGGACGTCCTCATCCTCGACCGCGACGAGGGCCGCGTCGAGGCGCTCCGCGACCAGGACCTCGACGCCCGCACCGCAGACATCGAGGACGAGGCGGCGACCGAAGCCATCACCGACCGCGACGTCGTCCTCATCCTCTCCTCGGAGGTCGAGTCCAACATGGCGGCCGTCCGGAACATCCGCGCGCGGACCGACGACAAGTTCATCATCGCCCGCGCGTCCGACCCGGTCACGGCGGACGAGCTGAAGGAGGCTGGCGCCGACGTCGTCATCAACCCCTCGGCGGTCATCGCCGACTCGGCGCTGCGGGCGCTCGAACAGGGCGAACTCGAGTACAAGGCCACGCAACTCGCCGACGTCATCGAGTCCGGCGACTCGCTGGCCATCCTCGCGCACCGTTCGCCGGGGCCGGACTCCATCGCCTCCGCGGTCGCGCTGCAGGCCATCGCCGAGTCTCGCGACATCGAGGCCGACATCCTCTACCGCGGCGAGATCGGCCACCAGGAGAACCGCGCGTTCGTCAACCTCCTGGGGATCGAACTGTTCTCGCTCGACGACGCCGACCTCGACGACTACGACACGGTCGCGCTCGTCGACTGCGCGAAGGCCTCCGAGCGGGTCGTGAAGGGCGAGATCGACATCTTCATCGACCACTTCGAGCCGGAGGTGGAGTACGACGCACGGTTCACCGACATCCGGCCGAACGTCTCCTCGACGTCGACCATCCTCACGAAGTACATCCAGGAGTTCGACCTCAGCCTCCCCGAGGAGGTGGCGACGGCGCTGCTGTACGGCATCCGCGCGGAGACGCTGGACTTCAAGCGCGACACCCGACCGGCGGACCTGACGGCCGCGGCGTACCTCTACCCGTTCGCCAACCACGACACCCTGGAGCAGGTCGAGTCGCCGTCGATGAGCCCCGAGACGCTGGACGTCCTCGCCGAGGCGATCCGAAACCGCGAGGTCAAGGGCTCGCACCTCATCTCCAACGCGGGGTTCATCCGGGACCGCGACGCCCTCTCGCAGGCGGCCCAGCACCTCCTCAACCTCGAGGGCATCACCACGTCGGCCGTGTTCGCCATCGCGGACGACACCATCTATCTCGCGGCGCGCTCGAAGGACATCCGGATGAACATCGGCAACGTCCTGCAGGACGCCTTCGGCGAGATCGGCGAGGTCGTCGGCCACTCGACGGACGCCTCTGCGGAGATCCCGCTGGGCATCTTCACTGGCCTGGAGATAACCGGCGACAACCGCGATACGCTCCTCCAGTTGACCGAGGAGGCCGTCAGGACGAAGCTGTTCGAGGCGATGGGCGTCGAGAGCGGCAGCAGTTCCAGCAGCGGGAGCGAGTCCTCGAACGGTAGCTAG
- a CDS encoding PRC-barrel domain-containing protein: protein METDSAPQEITSLVGREVYSNNGVFVGEVEDIRIDMDQEVVTGLALGQVNRELFDSRVDRSKGVLIPYRWVRAVGDIVLVNDIVERLSEPEEEEAPA from the coding sequence ATGGAAACGGATTCTGCGCCCCAGGAGATCACGTCGCTCGTCGGCCGCGAGGTCTACTCGAACAACGGCGTCTTCGTCGGCGAGGTCGAGGACATCCGCATCGACATGGACCAGGAGGTCGTCACGGGGCTGGCGCTCGGCCAGGTCAACCGCGAACTGTTCGACTCCCGCGTCGACCGCTCGAAGGGCGTGCTCATCCCCTACCGGTGGGTCCGCGCGGTCGGCGACATCGTCCTCGTCAACGACATCGTCGAGCGGCTCAGCGAACCTGAAGAGGAGGAGGCGCCCGCCTAG